The Longimicrobium sp. sequence GCGAACACGTCCTCCCAGCGGGCGGAGCTGCGCAGCACCAGCAGGGGGGCGCCGGGCTTCACCCGCTCGCCGTCGCGCACGAAGAGGTGGGCCACCTCGCCGCTCACGCGCGGCACCAGGCGCACCGGGGGCTCGGGGGTGGTGAGCACCACTTTGCCGCTCACCACGTCCGGATAGCGCACCAGCCAGCCCACGGCGAAGAGCATGGCCACGGTGGCGAACACCAGCGTCGTACCCCAGCGCACCAGCCAGTGGGGGATGAAGCCGATGATCTCCTGCAGCTCCTCGCTGCGCAGGTTGAGGTCCGGCTCCGCGTCGGAGTCCGCCGGCTCGGAGCGCGCCGGGAGCGGGCGTGCGCTCGCTACCGGTACGGGCGCCGGCGCTTCGGGCTCCGCGGAGTCGTGGGGCGACGACAGGTCGATGCGGTGCGCGCCGGCCACCAGGTGCCTGCGGCCTCGGGCATCGGTCTCCACGCGCGCGGAGCGGGCCTCGGCGGGGGTGAGCACGACGCCGGGGAGCGGGGTGCGCTCGCCCGCGTGCAGCAGCACCGTCTGCCCCGCGTCGTCCTTGAGCACGATGGCCGGCTCGCTGCGCGTCTCTACCACCGGGGGGGCGGAGGCGGCGGGCGGGGCGGCGATCACCACCCGGTTCGGCCCGGCCACCAGGATGTGCCGGCCCGAGTCGTCCACCAGCACGCGGGCGGCGGCGGCCTCCTGCGCCGTGAGCGAGAGCGGCGCGATCTCCACGCGGCGCCCGTCGAACGACACGTACGTGCGTCCCGTGGCGTCCGCCTCCACCCGCGCCAGGTGGCCGCCCAAGAGGCTCAGGTCGGGCGCCGCCGCCTCGGGGGGAGCGTCGCCCGCCGGGAGCGGGATCTCCTCGGCGCCCAGCAGCAGCACCCGGCGGCCGTTCTGGTCCTCCGCCACGCGAGCCTCGGGCACCGCCCCGCCGCCGTGCAGGCCGGGAAGGGGAATGCGCTGCATCCCAAAGACGAGCACCCGGTGCCCGGCACCGTCCACCACCACGCGGATCCCGCCGGCGGCCGTTCCGTTCGCGGACATGGCGTCAGCTCCCAAGCTCGAGTTGGTTCTTCACCAGCGTGTAGTAGTGGCCGCGCAGCGCGGCGAGATCTTCGTGCGTGCCGCGCTCCACCACGCGCCCGCGGTCCAGCACCACGATCTGGTCGGCGTTCTTCACCGTGCTCAGCCGGTGCGCCACGATCACCACCGTGCGCCCGCGGAACTCGTCCTGCAGCCGCCCCATGATCGCCTTCTCGTTGTTGGCGTCCAGCGCGCTGGTGGCCTCGTCGAACAGCAGGTACTTGGGCTGCTTGTAGACGGCCCGGGCGATCAGGAGGCGCTGCTTCTGCCCCTGGCTCATCCCCAGCCCGTCGCGGCCCACGCGCGTGTTGTAGCCCAGAGGCAGCGTTTCCACGTACTCGCGGATGTTCGCCACCGTCACCGCGTGGAGGAGGCGGCGCTGGTCCACCGTGTCCTCGCCCACCGCGATGTTCCCCGCGATGGTGTCGGAGAAGAGCTGCCCGTCCTGGAGCACCGCGCCGCACTGGCTGCGCCAGCTGCGGGCCGAGAGGGTGCCCAGGGCGCTCCCCCCCACCGCGATGTCGCCGCGCGACGGGTTGTAGAACTTCAGCAGCAGCTTAAGCAGCGTCGTCTTTCCGCTCCCGCTGGCGCCCACGATGGCGGTCACCTTGCCGTCGGGGATCTCCATCTCCACGTCCTTGAGCACCTCCTCGCCCAGCGCGCCGCCGTAGCCGAAGCCCACGCCGCGCAGCGAGATGGAGCCTTCCTCCGGCAGATCCACGATCTTCTCGCCCGGCTCCTCCTCGTCCGGGTGCCCGTGCAGCTCGCCCAGCCGCTCGGCCGAGATGCGCGCGTCCTGCGCGTTGTGCACGATGGCGACGAGCTGCCCCAGCGGGCCGTTGAGCTGGCCCAGGATGTACTGCACCGCCAGCAGCATTCCCAGCGTCAGCTCGCCGTCGATCACCAGCTTGGCGCCCAGGAAGGTGATGAAGATGTTCTTCATCTCGTTGATGGCGATGGAGCCGCCGTCCTCGAACTGGCCGAGCGAGAGGGACTTGAGGTTCACGCGAAAGAGCCGCGCCTGGATGCGCTCCCACGCCCACCGCTTCTGCTGCTCCGCGTTGGCCAGCTTGATCTCGCTGATCCCGCCCACCAGCTCCACCAGCGCGCTCTGCGTGCGGGCCTGCTCCGCGAACTTCTGGTAGTCCAGCTCCTTGCGCCGCTTGAGGAAGAGGAGCGAGTACACCACGTAGAGCGCGCTCCCCACCGCGAACACCCCAAAGATTGCCCAGCTGTACACCGCCAGCACCACGCTGAACACCGTCAGCGTCATTACCGAGAAGAGCGTCTGCAGGATGGTGCCGGTAAGGAACTGCTGGATGCGGGTGTGGTCCTGCACACGCTGCAGGATGTCGCCCACGTGGCGCGTGTCGAAGAAGGGGACCGGCAGGCGCAGCAGCTTGGCCAGGAAGTCGGATATGATGGAGACGTAGATGCGCGTCCCCACGTGGAACAGGATGCGATTGCGGATGAACTCCACCGACGTGCGGCTGGCGAGCAGCGCGAGCTGCGCCAGCAGCACCACGTTCACGAAGCCGATGTCCTGGTGCCCGATCCCATGGTCCACCAGCGCCTGCGTAAGGAAGGGGAAGACGAGCTGCAGCAGGCTCGCCACCATCATCCCCAGCGCCACCTGCGTGAACAGACCGCGGTAGCTGCGCACGTAGCCCAGCAGGAAGCGCAGGCCGGCGCGGCTGTTGTCGCCCGCGTCGTCCTGCTCGTAGAACGCCGGCGTGGGCTCCAGCAGCAGCGCCACGCCGCGGTCGCTGGCGGCACCTCCGTCGTGGAGCCAGCCGCGCGTGAACTCCTCGTGCGTGTAGCTGAGCTCGCCGTCGGCGGGGTCCGCCACGTACACCCGGTCGCGCGTCACCCGGTGCACCACCACGAAGTGGTTCTGCCGCCAGTGAACGATGCAGGGAAGAGGCGCCTCGCCCCCCAGCGCGGCCAGCGTGGTGCGCACGGAAAGGGTGCGGAAGCCCACCGCCTCGGCCGCGTAGGCGATGCCCAGCAGCGAGACGCCGCCGCGGTCGATGCAGGCGCGCGCCCGCATCTCGCGCTGGCTGAAGCGCTTGCCGTGGTGGCTGGCCACCATGCGCACGCAGGTGGGGCCGCAGTCCATCGCGTCGAACTGGCGGAGCGAGGGAAAGGTGGGCTTCAGGCGCGGGCGGGCGCGCAGTATGGAGGAGGACATTCGAAGGCGGGGTCGCGGGGTCACGTCAGCGCGCCGCGGCGGGCGCGCTGGCGGGGAAGGGGGCGGGGTCTCCGCCCCACTCCGCCGTATACGGGTCGTAGCTGCAGCGGGCCGGCTTGCTGAGGGCGTCGGCGGGGTCGCGCACCCAGGCGCGGCAGTCGGTGCACACGTAGCGGAACTCGCAGTCGCGGCACGTCGCCACCTGGTCCTTGGTCACTCCCCAGTGCTGGCGGAAGCCGTCGGCCTCCAGCGCGGTGGCGAGCGGCACCCGCGCCGCGTTGCCGAACGCGCGGGGCATCGACGGGCAGTTGCGGATCTCGCCGTACTCGTCTACCGAGATCTTGCGGTTGAGGCACGAGTTGGCCGTGCTCGCCTCGGTGAATGCGCCCATGTTGACGGCGAAGACGGCCGGGTGCACCTGCCCGCAGTGCGAGTGGTGGTCGATCGCCTGCGTGGTGTAGTGCACCGGCGTGTCGCCCCGCCTGAACTCCTGCGTGCGCCCCTGGGGGGCCGAGTGCACCAGCATGGACGACACGCGCTGGTGGCGGAACACCAGCTCCGCCATCTCCTGCGCGCTCCACTCGTCGGACCAGGGAAAGACCACCTCGATGGTGCGCAGGCGGCTGCCGGCGGCCTCGGCCAGCGCCGCGTCCAGCCGGGCGAGCGGCCACGGGGCGAACACGCGCAGCTCCAGCGCCCGGCACCCCAGCCCGTCCAGCTGGCGGACCAGCGAAGCGAAGTCGTGGTCCGATGCGGGGCCTACGTCCACGATGGCGTTGCTCACCAGCCCCGGGTGGTCCCACGAGAGGTCCAGGTCGGGAAAGGCGTCCGGGTCGTCGCACCAGAAGCCCAGCTCGTTTTCCAGGAGGAAGGTGAAGTACTCCTCCAGCGTCTCGGCCGCGGCGGGCCCGTAGATGCAGCGCAGCTCCGCCAGTGTGCGTCCGCGCCCCGCCGTGACCACCTCGTGCAGCCCGTTGGGGACGGGGTGCACGCGGCCGCGCTGCAGGTCGCAGATGGTGCTGCGCCGGGCGCCGCGCACGGGAACGCAGTTGGCGAACAGCACGAACGGCTTGTCTTCGTGGAGCATGGCGTCACACCTCCATGCCGACGCAGCGGGAGATCGTCTTGTAGAAGCCGGCGCAGCCGTACACCTGCGCGCGGTGCCAGTCGCTGTGCGCGGTGCGCGTGACCTCGGGGGGCGTGGGCGCCACGCGCAGGTAGCCGTACGCCAGCGGCACCGCCGCGGGGTCGCTCGCCAGGCCGGCGATGGCCGGCGGGGGGGTGGGGTTCTCGGCGCTCACTGGGCCTCCGTGCGGATCAGGTACTCGGCGACGCGCCGGTACAGCGGGTAGTTGCAGGGCTCCGCCACCATCGCGAACTGCCCCACCGGGTTCACTTCAAGAAAGACGTGCCGCCCGTCCGGCGTGCGGATCAGGTCCAGCGACCCCGTCTCCAGGCGCATCTCGGCCATGAAGCGGTGCACCGCCGCTTCCACGTCCGCCGGCAGGCGGTAGGGGACGTTGCGGTTGGGGTGGACGTGGTTGTAGAGGCGGAAGTCCACCGCGGTCTGCTCGTCGGCCTGCGAGAAGATCGCCATCGGCCAGCACTCGCCGTCCAGGTAGAAGACGCGCAGCTCGCAGTTCTTTTCCACGCGCGCCTGCAGCAGCGAGGGGAAGAAGGCTTCCGGAAGCGCGAGCGCGTCGTCGCGGGTCACCACCGAGGTGTAGGTGGCCCAGCTTCGCCCCTCTTCGTCGGGAAACATCTCGCCGTCGCTGGCGCACTTGGTGATGGCGTCGCCGTGCTCGTCGATGAAGGCCAGCACCTCGGCGCGCTGGTTGGTCACCAGCGTTTCGGGGATCTCCAGCCCGGCGCGCCGCGCGAGCCGCAGCGCGCGCACCTTGTTCACGGCCACGGGGCGGGAGAGCCAGGGCTGCTCCTCCATCAGCGCGAACACGGACTGCGAGACGGCGTGGACCTCGGAGGCCAGGTGGCGCTGCGCCAGCTGCCGGAGCTCGGGCGTCGTGTCGGGCAGGGCTCCCACCCCACGCAGCGTGTGCCACCGGCGCCGCCACACCGCGCCGACCTCTGCGCCGCCGATCTCGCGGCCGCCCACCTGCAGCCGCAGGTCGTCGCGGCCGGGGCCCAACCGCACGGCGAACGCGCCGCCCTCGGTGAGGTCTTCGCCGTTCAGGCGCGTGGCGTCGCCGCCCAGGTGCTCGATCCAGTCCTGCACTACGTCGGTGGTGGCCTCGTACGCCGCCTGGCTCAAAACCAAGATCATCGTTCGCCGCTGCGCTGCATGGGTTTTCCGGCTCGCGCGGCAAGTGCCCTGGGCCCACTGCCCGGGGTGCCACGCGTATGAAATCAGTAAGGAGTGTCGATTGATCGGGCTGATTGTGTTGAGTCCGGGGGGTGGAGAGAGGGCCGGAGTCCCCTCTCCACCATCCGAAGAACCTCGTTGTCGGGCGGTGGCGGCACGGCGTGGTGCCGCCACCGCCGAGCCGTGTTACGCCAGCTGCGTCGACGGCTGCTGCGGCGCCGGGCTCTCGTCGGTGAACACGTCCTTGTCGAGGCCGATGTACTGGCCGTTGACCCACGTGTTGCTCCACACGGTGCTGGAGGTGGCCTGAGCCAGCCCGCCCTTGATCGCGGCGGCTTCGGTGGTGCTCATCGGGGCGAACAGGTCGTTCTTGAGGGACTCGAGC is a genomic window containing:
- a CDS encoding HlyD family efflux transporter periplasmic adaptor subunit; amino-acid sequence: MSANGTAAGGIRVVVDGAGHRVLVFGMQRIPLPGLHGGGAVPEARVAEDQNGRRVLLLGAEEIPLPAGDAPPEAAAPDLSLLGGHLARVEADATGRTYVSFDGRRVEIAPLSLTAQEAAAARVLVDDSGRHILVAGPNRVVIAAPPAASAPPVVETRSEPAIVLKDDAGQTVLLHAGERTPLPGVVLTPAEARSARVETDARGRRHLVAGAHRIDLSSPHDSAEPEAPAPVPVASARPLPARSEPADSDAEPDLNLRSEELQEIIGFIPHWLVRWGTTLVFATVAMLFAVGWLVRYPDVVSGKVVLTTPEPPVRLVPRVSGEVAHLFVRDGERVKPGAPLLVLRSSARWEDVFALSRRLEQVEGELGGDLGRIAASFDPMLSLGDLHPAYAAFLQSLSDRGASSAAGYDARRVAEVEQQIRDQQVVRANAAAKQRVQADQLDLARRDRDRARAMASRGLISEADAERAEAEYLQRRSAMQDGESAVAAADVQISASRSQLLELGRSMEDMGRNQGLALRAALATLRGAVARWDQENVMRAPSAGRVSNFRALAEHQFVEQGAPLLAIVPEGGRAVGRVLLASAGAGKVEVGQRVLLRLESFPSREFGAVAGRVARVSQLAMEKRDSDETQYLVEVEVPQDLVTTYRRRLPFRQEMRGDAEIVTRDRRLVARLFDQVLGSGTD
- a CDS encoding peptidase domain-containing ABC transporter — encoded protein: MSSSILRARPRLKPTFPSLRQFDAMDCGPTCVRMVASHHGKRFSQREMRARACIDRGGVSLLGIAYAAEAVGFRTLSVRTTLAALGGEAPLPCIVHWRQNHFVVVHRVTRDRVYVADPADGELSYTHEEFTRGWLHDGGAASDRGVALLLEPTPAFYEQDDAGDNSRAGLRFLLGYVRSYRGLFTQVALGMMVASLLQLVFPFLTQALVDHGIGHQDIGFVNVVLLAQLALLASRTSVEFIRNRILFHVGTRIYVSIISDFLAKLLRLPVPFFDTRHVGDILQRVQDHTRIQQFLTGTILQTLFSVMTLTVFSVVLAVYSWAIFGVFAVGSALYVVYSLLFLKRRKELDYQKFAEQARTQSALVELVGGISEIKLANAEQQKRWAWERIQARLFRVNLKSLSLGQFEDGGSIAINEMKNIFITFLGAKLVIDGELTLGMLLAVQYILGQLNGPLGQLVAIVHNAQDARISAERLGELHGHPDEEEPGEKIVDLPEEGSISLRGVGFGYGGALGEEVLKDVEMEIPDGKVTAIVGASGSGKTTLLKLLLKFYNPSRGDIAVGGSALGTLSARSWRSQCGAVLQDGQLFSDTIAGNIAVGEDTVDQRRLLHAVTVANIREYVETLPLGYNTRVGRDGLGMSQGQKQRLLIARAVYKQPKYLLFDEATSALDANNEKAIMGRLQDEFRGRTVVIVAHRLSTVKNADQIVVLDRGRVVERGTHEDLAALRGHYYTLVKNQLELGS
- the gwsS gene encoding grasp-with-spasm system SPASM domain peptide maturase; translation: MLHEDKPFVLFANCVPVRGARRSTICDLQRGRVHPVPNGLHEVVTAGRGRTLAELRCIYGPAAAETLEEYFTFLLENELGFWCDDPDAFPDLDLSWDHPGLVSNAIVDVGPASDHDFASLVRQLDGLGCRALELRVFAPWPLARLDAALAEAAGSRLRTIEVVFPWSDEWSAQEMAELVFRHQRVSSMLVHSAPQGRTQEFRRGDTPVHYTTQAIDHHSHCGQVHPAVFAVNMGAFTEASTANSCLNRKISVDEYGEIRNCPSMPRAFGNAARVPLATALEADGFRQHWGVTKDQVATCRDCEFRYVCTDCRAWVRDPADALSKPARCSYDPYTAEWGGDPAPFPASAPAAAR
- the gwsG gene encoding grasp-with-spasm system ATP-grasp peptide maturase, translating into MILVLSQAAYEATTDVVQDWIEHLGGDATRLNGEDLTEGGAFAVRLGPGRDDLRLQVGGREIGGAEVGAVWRRRWHTLRGVGALPDTTPELRQLAQRHLASEVHAVSQSVFALMEEQPWLSRPVAVNKVRALRLARRAGLEIPETLVTNQRAEVLAFIDEHGDAITKCASDGEMFPDEEGRSWATYTSVVTRDDALALPEAFFPSLLQARVEKNCELRVFYLDGECWPMAIFSQADEQTAVDFRLYNHVHPNRNVPYRLPADVEAAVHRFMAEMRLETGSLDLIRTPDGRHVFLEVNPVGQFAMVAEPCNYPLYRRVAEYLIRTEAQ